Genomic DNA from Betta splendens chromosome 10, fBetSpl5.4, whole genome shotgun sequence:
GGCGCTCACACAAACTTAAACACAACGCATGCATTTTTGCACTAGCAGCGCGATTACAGGCAGATACTGTATATGAGCTTTTACATACCTTTATTGAGGGTCCCAGTGATCAATCTGTGCAGAGACAAGGCAAATTTGACGAGTCCCTGTTTGCAGCGTTTAGCACAGCCCGACATCCCGACAGTGACCTGGGACACAGCAGGCTGAGCAGGGCCAGTCCAGGACACAGGTTCCCAGGAGCaagtcagcagcagctgcagccaaaagcagcagctcagatccAAGTGGTAATCAATAGAACTTCTTCTGGAGTGCGAGGACCCAGCGGAGGGAAAGGTGCAGGGGAGCGCGCTTGTCTCACTGTGTCGTCTCTCGTCCTGctcagctggaggcagatggaAAAAAACGAACCGGTgatctccctccgtctcccccgctctccctcccccactcctcctccgcctcctccgtcccaccACCGAATGCCTCCAAATTAGCGTCTGCTTAAGAGCGAGATGTGCATGTAGACAGAGTGAGTGAAAGGGGAAAAagcaagggagagagagggagagagagagaggaagtgtgTTAATGAAATAAACTCCAAGTAAGACAACAGCTTGTGTGAGGCTCTCACCATCCAAGTTTCCAAGAAACTTTCTTTAAATGTGTCGCCCACAGTGGGATTGTCGTAATGAAGCACTCTTTTGAACTCTTCTTGGGTTTTgtgcttctttcttcttttctttcctcctgcttATCAGATTCATCTTCCCTTTCAAGTATGTAATCCACTTTCAGCACCAGTAACAATGGACAGCTCCCTGCAACAGAGAGCAAACAGAGTACACGTATACAGAGTAGAGCAGTCAATAAACCGCGCTTTGTGAACCACTGAGCCAATCATCAACCACAAGAGGTGACGAATGCTGCATTTCTGTTCAAAAAGCGACGAGGATCATTAGAAATACGTAAATGCTTCAAACTAAGACCAGACTTAGTTCAGTGATTCCAGTGGTATGAAAATGTGGAAATGCAATTATTTTAAGATAAGAAGCATATTAAAAGAAATTGTttaaattagaaaataaatCACAATGATTAAACTCATAGAAAATAGTACTTGACCTAAACCTGCCTGCTGTTACAATAGCAAATGTAGGAGAAAGTCCAATTCTGCAACATTTCTTTCTGAAGTAGTAAAATCAAAGAGTAAAATCAAAGAGTAAAATCAAAGAATAGtgcagtaaataaaatatttggaAGGTAATGGGTAGGTGACTTGTCAAGCTACAATCCAAGTATAATACAAGTACTTTTAATGATAGTGATTCCTATTTTCCTATTATTGCTCAGCCAGACAACAGAGCAGCCAATCAGTCCATCCAGTTGTGTTTTATTCCCCTGACCTTTACCAGGCCACTCTGACCACTACACTGTGCTGAGCCTTTAAAACTGGAACATAACTCAGGAGAGATGTCAAGACTAAAAAGGAGAAATAATGCAGGGAAGAAAAGAGGAGCATGGGAGAAAGTGGCTGCAGGGAGATAATCTCATAATGTATTTCTGGGCTATATTTAGCCCTGAATCTTGTATGGCTATAGTCTGAAGGCTAGAAACGCAAAATACAgggaaaaatataataatggcAAAATTAAGAGGAAgagagatgaagaagaaaatgtCAACAGACAGTATGGGGGGGAGAAAGAGGCGAGCcatgaaacaataaaaatgcaaatgaaaggcataaaaacagaataaataaaaaaaacggatggaggagaaggggaATGAGTTGGGGAGTCTGCcaagaacaggaggaggaggaggaggagaagtgttTAGAGGAGGTGGGATGTAAAACCCAATGTCCCATACATTCTCAGGATTATTGGCCACCAAACGGTTCAGCCGGGACCAGATCAATACCGTTTCCCAAACTCCAAATGTTCTGCTTCTAAAGGCGGAGGGaggaaagagaaacaagaaTAAAGAGGAGACGCGGATGGAATAAAGAAAGTCAGATCATGAAGCGGAGAAAAAGAAGGGGGAGGATTGATTTCTCAGGCTCCACCACTGTTTTGGTTGTTAAGCATGAAGGAGATTAGTGTGTGGGGGAATTTGCATAAACATGTTTCTCTATTACCGCCTCTATTGTTCGTGATTAATGAGATTAGGGTTGCCTGTGCGCGCAAATTCAAGGATGTAATAGCAGTTAATTGCTTGTCTCTTCCCAAATTGGAAGCTGCGTCGTTGGATGTTCATTTCAGTATGGATTTGCTCGACGTGACGGAGCTCCCGTTTCCCTGCCTgctcagaaagagagagagagagcggtgaCTGTATGCAACGGTGACTGGTAACGATGTGGAGAGGAATGAAAAGGAGGACAGAGCTTCATGGTGCAACAAGGTCAGATTGAACTGAAAACGTggcaaagagaaaaaagaggagagaggaggcagcaaaaCAAAGTGTCAGTGAGAAAATCATGAAGACGAAACAAAAAAAGCTGGAATTTAAAAAGAAGAATAGAGAGAATAACGGACAGTtgaaatgataataatataaaCTCTTGGACAAAGAAAAATGGTTTGGGTTTGGAGGGAAGagaaataagagagagagagaggaaaatcaGAGCGAGGAGATTGCTTTGAACAGCGTAGATCTGTCAGGATTGAATCACAGGCTGTGGGCTCTGATAGCGCTTTGCCTCTAAATATAACAAGCTCTGTTGGACTGATAAGGCCGcaacaacagagaaacaggaggagggaatAAAGGCGCCATCGAGGAAGAGCGATGGGACACGACATGTCAAATCCGTACACACGAGGCAGAATTACCTCTCACCGGCCTGTAAATCTCACCAGATGACAtttcttgtgtttgtgaatgtgtttgcatAATGCAGCaatgtctacacacacacacacacacacacacacacacacaaacacacctgcctgcagtgacaaacacacactgtgaatAGTATCACCACCAAACCCTGACGTATGACAAATTAACAGCCTTGCAGCATCGAGACCCATCTGCCCAGACGCAGCAGCGCCGACATCCGCTTTTAGAGCCCGTCTGCGGGTGTGGAGCGCTGAGCGCCGGCTCCACGCTGACTGACTGACGCTCCGCTCGAGCCCCGGACGCTCGGGGGCGACATCGTCCCCTATGGCTGAAGTCCAAAGCTCGACAcgccacctctctcctccctttcaacctgctgctccttgtTTCGGCAAAACGCGGCGCCGCCCCCCGCGGTGCCGCCCTGAACGCACCAACAGGAGGCTGGAGCCCAGCTGTCGGTGTAATGGACGCCCCAGTAACCATGAACACATGCAGCACTTTTACTGGCCCGTGTTCTGTGTGTAATCGGAGTCGCGTGGGTCCATCCAACTTTCTTTACGCTCACTTACGGTTGATGCCAGTTGCAtaaaagcagctgcactgcagctGCTCTTAAAGCGTCTGTAGTTGGCGCAGTGCAGTAGATCAACActcatcagatcagatcaggTTTATCGAAACAGATATTGTGTAAAGCACTGATTATTAACCTCATTTTTTTGCTGCTGACGCTTCTTCCCCAtccttcacttcactttttgGTTTTGTGCCTGCTCCGTATCGAATGGGAGAGGAGACACAAAGATGTTTTAGGCTGTTTGAGAACGTCAGCATCATCCACTCCATTAAATCTCTTTTAAAAGCACCTGTCAGAGGCAGTGATTGGgtcgagcacacacacacacacacacacacacacacacacacacacacacacacacacacacacacacacacacacacacacacacacacacacacacacgtcatcaaCCCAACAAAGtccgccatctagtggccatcAATAGAAAGAGCATCCACTTAATCTTAACTCCTCACTATATTAACACACAGAGACCTGACAGTAATGACAGTTAACATTATATAAACATTTATTCTCTGTACAGTCATAAGCAATCAATGACAAATCAAAATCACTGATAGAAAAATACCTTTGCTGCACCATGATTACTCCAAACCCGTACGAACACTTAGTAGCAAAACAACAGTGTGTGACGTGAACTTGTGTAAAACAAGAGCATTGCAACCGTGCAAACATGGCATTGATTAGGTGTGAACACAAACAAGACATCATATGGGGCAGTATTTTATACACTATTGGCATTTTATATAATACTCTCTACAAAAAAAtatcagtgtttgtttttcagagcTGTGCAAATttcatactgtaagtgaaacGACGTCTGGCTCCTGCGGTCAAAGTACTGTAATCCCACGGATCCGCGAGGACGAGCAACAGAGAAGTCTTTGGGGTGAATCTTTTCTCATATTTGGCTTCATGTGTAAAAATCAAGTAGGATGAAGTTGCATCAGCACGTTAAGCGGAGCGTTCAGTccagagaggcagcagcagggaccTTGGGTGGAGCACGATGACGCGGGATCTCTGAGGGTTTAACACAGTGTAAAGTGTGCAGCAGACGCCATCAAGGTCAGTGGCGCAGGCAGATTGTGACTGAGCCCGGCTTTAACGACGCTTTCAGCAGTTTTGACTTTGATTGGCAGCCAGTCTGGCCTTTTGAAGTCACATCGGTTCCATTCAACAGGTGATTCCAGTGGGCGGGACTTGCAACGAGTTCTTCCAACAAGGATGCAGCTAACCGTCACTTGCTTTTTATTGCAGCAGCATAGAGGCCAGAATCGTGTGTCTGTTGATCCTCTGTTGATCCGTTTGAGGTTCTAGTGGCGCCACGAGTTTTTGAGTGGTTGACCTGAGCTTCACGCAGTGGGGTGATTCCAGAAGAGTGACAGTGTATTAGCTGAGGCGGAGGCTAGGACGGTCCCTCAGGGCACCTGCAGCACGCTGTGCACCGAAGGACACgcaggacagagaggaaaaacagactGTCATTGTACAAACTGTACCCTCCACCTCTGGAAAAGTTAAACAAGCCGGAAATAACCAAAAAAAGTATCAGactcaaataaaaacacatgcatgGTACCTATTGTTCAaaccaggaggaggacggaTTTCACTGAGCAGTTGCAATTTTACATAGACACAGTTTATGTAATGCATGTTCGATGCAGAAACAAGAGGAACGTACAGAGAAGTTTAATATAACTTACTTTGCGTCTTTCTCTAAGTCGGTCTGAGTCAGCGCTGCTCTCCCATGTATGTGGTGTGGACAGTGTTGGAGGCGATTCCATTGGATCCCAGCGTTTGGACACCGATGTGGACTGGGACGCTTAGGTCCACGTTCTCTAAAATACActaaacacatgcagtacataCTGTGAACTGCTGTTCCATCTTTTAGAGTGTTAGCACGAAGCTAAGACTGATGGGAGTGACTGATACTGTACCTTAGTGCAGGCTGAGCTCATGACAGATTTGTGAAAGTCCCCATCAACAAAAACCTGAGACCGAATCATAGAGAACGTTTAATCAAACTAATTGTCCAAAAGGATATAATTCAGTGAAGTCTTTGTACTAACCCTGTATCCATACACAAACGTGCCGTTACTGCAGCCCAGCTCGTCAAGGGGAGGTCTCTCCCAGCCAATCAGGAGGCTGCTCTGCCCCACTGTTTGGATGACCTCGACAGAACAAACGTCTGCTGGAGCTTCTGGAGGTGATACGGGACAGGTTGAGCTCATAGAGGACAGATCTTTCTACAATTACCTTCTCTATAATTAAATGTCATGCTGTGTTTCTATTTCTGTGCCATTACCTGGTTTGGGTCTTGAGGTCTTTTCTGGAGCAGCAGATTTGTTGGAGCTCTCGGGAGAGCAATGATGGGAATGAGTGAGGGACGCGGCAGATATAAAGCCATCATATGCAGCACCATCCATTTTGGAGGCAGTCGTGTCCGAGGCAGTGGCTTTTGGATTAGTTTCAGAACATAGTAAGATATTGGAGTCAAAGCTAGTGGCCCTCTGAGTTAAAGGAGAGGCGGAATGTGTTGTGTCAGAAACCTCAGCAATATCAGTGACTTCCTTTGGTGTCGGGGGTCCTGATGAATCGCTGCCACTGCTTGCGATGGACTTGGTCGAGCCAGAATGAGCCGACAATGTAGTTTTAGACTCGTCTGCTTTAAAAGGAGGGTTCGTAAACAGGTTGGGGTTGAGAGTAAGATGAGCAGATCTGGAGGAGACTGCTTTAAACAGAGCCGTTGAGCTAGTGGTGCCATTAGGTTTAGTCCTTTCTTGTACTGAGGCAGTGGTGACGGCGGGAGAGTTGGTCTGTGGCCTGTTGACAATAAGACCGACATTCTGTGGTCTCTGGTTTATAGGAGCTGACAATGAAAGGCTTTTCCTGGGTTGgtgtcctcttcctctgctcactGGAGCCTTGTCATAATCATAAAAAGATACATCACACATACTGAGAATACTGACGACAATATAATGTATTACACTTCAAGTTTAGTGTCGTATCCAAGATTAAAATGAACAGACGGGAGAAATTTATAAATGTTGCACAAAGCTAGAATTCACCTCATAGCTGCTCATCAGagttttctgcagctgctcgtgCAGGTTTATGATCTTCTCAGGGCTACTCAGCCTCCTGCTGACGCCGACACAGCTGCTCGAGGGCGCAGGGGCAGATCTGCTCCAGTCGGTCGGATACGGCGTGGACCTCCCTTTGACATCTGAATTCTGGAATCCAGGTTCCTCTGGGCCTCTGGTGAGGTGAGCTGGTTCACTGGCAGGGGCAGGAGACTGTGGTGGGAGTGATAAAAGACTTATTTTACCATCACTAAATAAAATGGTTTCTTTTGTAGGTTAATATTTCTCACCTTCGCACTTAGACTCTCCTCCAGTGAAGCGGCAGGTGTTGGTGACACCGGGCCTCTGGTGATGTCACCGCTGCAGGCCTGAAGGCATTTCAGATCAGGTGCTGACCCACCGGCGTAGTCCAGAAAGGCCCAGAGGACTCTCCCTGAACTGCGGTCGCAGGTCTCCGCGCCGCTTCCTGCTGCGAACGCTGCAGTGTAGTCCTGCAGAGCGGCGTCGCGGAGCAGCCGCTCCACCTGCTGCGCGAGCGCGGGGTCCCCGCAGCCGCGCCGGCGCATGGCCTTCGTCATCTGAACCAGCAGGCCGTTTCGCTCGTGACACTTCGccaccagagacaacagctTGGCCTGCAGTCAGAAAGCGACACCAagtggtgaagctgctgctgtcagacaatAGGACTCCAGCGGGCGtccagcagcgacaggaagTGTTTTCTCACCTTCAAAGGAGCCACATCCAGATCTGTATGGCTCTGTCTTCTGAGGAGCGCGTCATACTGCAGGGAAATTTGATTCAAAACTACATTCAGAGGATGCATAAGCTACAGCAAAGTGCAAAAGCACAGCTGACTGGTGAGCGACCTTAGCTCTGATGTCGTTGTAGCGCGTCTGGAGCGATGTGACAACGGTGCTCAGGTCATCGTTGCTGCTCTTCCATCGTTTAAGCTCCACATAGTTGTTGTTGAGCTCCTCTAAGGCCACCGTCTACAGGGTGTTACAAACAGCGATGGGTGTTGTGTTGTGGCTCTGACTTTATTAGTCACACACTCCATCCTGTGTACCTTGGCCTTGAGCTGAGCCGTGAGGACGCTGTATTTCTCCTCCACATGCTGCTTCAGCGACAGAGTAGCCGTCTTCTCCCTGACCACATCCGTCAGTTTGCCCTGCAGCTCCCTAACCTGCGGCAGGGAAACGCCAAACGCCGATTACAGCAAAAGATGCCTTTGCATGGCTCAGCACAGAGAGGACAACAGGTCAAACCAGCACAAAAGCATCACCACAAACAGTGGTTGTGTATCATCTAGCCAACCACACCTGGGTGCTGAGCTTCTGGTTTTCCATCCTGGTTTCTTCCATCTGACTGACAGCAACTGTGAGTCGCGTCGCCTTCTCATCTGCTTGGCTtgtcctcctctcagcctcctccctctTAACTTCTGACTGACTCAGTTCCCCGAGCAAGGCCTTGGTCTGAACAAATAACGTTTACATTTCAAATGTTCCATTTAAAATTATATACAAAACAAGCTTTTGTGTACTTGTGTCAGAACCGGTGTTGAGAAGCACAGACAGACGCTCACCTCTGCTCGAGTCTTTTCCAGTTCCTCTTGCGACCTCTGCAGTTGTTCCCCCAAAACGTTAATTTCCAACATCAGATCACAGTCACTTTGCTCCTGTTTCCATTAAAACCAATTAGTGCAGGTTCACAGTTATCACACGCACATGCTACGTTGATGATGTGTACCTGTGTAGAGGTTCCTTTCAAGGTATCGGTCTGACTCTGTGTAGCGTATTCTGTGTGAAGAGCCTCTGTCCTCGTTGTGTTATCGACACAGACTGGATgagacagctgctgctcaggcttgctctctgtttgtgtttggggaggcagaggaggttgGAGGCGGCTTCTTTCCTCTCTTAGATGCAGGATTTCCAGACTGatttgcttctcctcctgttttaaACAGCTGATTGATTGGGCCGTTTGCTGTTGTTCTTCCCTCAGGCTGTTAACGGATTTGATCAACTGGTTGTGATCGTCTTGTGAAATAAGAAACAACTCCTCCTGATCTCTCTGTTCTTTTAGAAACTTAAGGCAATTGATCAGGTCGTCTCTCTCCCGTTTCTGGTTGAGCACTTCCTGCATTAACTGGTTGCTCTCCCTCTGTAAACTTTGGACCGATAGCTTGATTTGACTTTGCTCTTCTCTTCCACTTGACAGAGATTCCAtcagttcctgtttttgtcGTTGAAGTCCAGATAAAATCGCAgtcagctgctccttctcctctttcaggCCCTTCGTGGACTTAACCAGCTGATCCTTTAGACTAACAACTGTTCTGTTCAGCTCCTCTTTCTCTTGTTTCAGACCAGTCAGAGCTTGAGAGACtttgtctttctcctctttcagaCTCCAAACTGTGCGAGTTAACTGCTGTTTCTCTTCCGTCTGTGCGTGGACAGCCTGAGCTACGTCTCGATGCTGCTCTCTGAGGGAATTTAAGTTGCTCAGCAgctctttttgttctgttttgagGGTCTGGATCATCAACTGGTCCTCGTGATCAGTAATTGAGCTCAGATGCAGAGTGTTGGTCGGTTGGTTGTTCTCCGGTGAACCACTGTGCTTACTGTGCTGGGGTTCAAGTGCTGAATCTCGTTTCAACTCATCTATTTGTTGACTGGATATCAGTGGTGCCTCTTCCCCTCTCAACACACTTTCCACTAAACTGTCCACACATTCTTCTTGGTGCTGCTCTCTAATTTCTTTTAACTTTTGCTGCATATCCATGATGGTATTCAGGTCATCCTCAGTTTTTCTGGTGAGCTCTGTGATCAGACCCCCTTGTTCCTCGTTGTCCTGTTTCAGTCTGGCTCGGTCTTCTTCTAAACTGGAAATGTGCTTCCTCATCTGTGATTcctccttcttcacctcctgCTCTCTGAGCTCAATGtgagtcagcagctgctggatctTGTCTGCCAAGGCCCGGTTCTCCTGATTCAGGGCCTGGACAAGATCATCCTGGGAGAAAGTGATAATGGTGTTATCATAGATAGAAGgtctatgtactgtatacatacaTTACAGGTAGAATTTGACCAGTAAAGTCTGTGGTACAGAATGTACTTTCTCAGCTGTGTAACACCTACGAAGTACTGTACCTTCTCTCCCGGACACTTTTGCTCTGCgtctgtttcttcttttgcCTCATTTCTAAGTTCGGTgtgttcctgctgtgtgtgatgcAGAGCATCATCCAGACTTAGCTCTTGAGGGGGCTCGAGTTCGTCCTGAAAGCCTAGGTTCCTGTATGCTTCCCTTAAAGCATCAGATTCTTCACTGGGACTTTCCTCCAGGTTTAGGACTCCTCTGGAGAACCAGGTTCCCATTTTGACCTCGCTCACTGTCTCTGAAGTCAAGGTGAGTGACTGGTGGCATGTGTTGGGTTTGGAGCCTTGGTTGACCAACTGATTTAGAGTGTCTAATTTGGCAGATGAGGAGTTACCATCTGTGTTGCTCTGAGCTCTAGTTTGGTGGTGAGAAAGTGAAACAGTAGATGAACAtgactgtttttcttcctcatcAGAACTTGGCTGGACCTGAACAGAGAGCACAAGGAAATGGaataaacatttagattttaaGTGACATACTGTACTTAGATGACCTAACTCACTTAAtgctataataataatcatctttTACACACCTGACCCAGGCTCCACACTGAGGGCCGTGTCATGGCTGTGGCACGCGACAGAGTGCTGGGTGGTACAGGACAAACAGCAGTGCTGCATCTGGCCGAGCTGGTGCAAAGACACGTGGACGACTGATGGGGACTTTGACTGGCGGCTTCTTCAAAAATTGACTTGAGCCTGTTGTTCTCGTCCCTTAGACCTTTAACTTCCTCCACCAGAGAGCGTTCTGACAACTTGAGCTGCTgcacctctgcctccatctgctcTACCTTGCAGCCCAGGAAGTGACCgttctcctcagcctcctgaaGGTGCTCCATCAGTTTCCTTCGCTCCGTCatcccatcctcctctctctccagcagcaCTCTAAGATCCTCCTGAAGGCTCAGGATGAAGCCTTGCAGCCTGGCCTCATTTGGGCTCTGTCTTGTGTCTTTGCTTCTTCCTTCTTCTACTTCCAACTCTGTCTTTCCCTCATCACCCTCTCGCCTTCCTTCTCTTTTAATTCCCACACTTGGCTGCCATTgttttctcttctcctccctcttctcctcttctccttcaccttctcctcTTACGAAAGTTAGCCTCTCCTGCTGTTCCCAGCATGTTATTGTCCCAGCAGTAACCCTGACTGCACCGATCCTCGCGATGCCGGTGGCTGCACTCACAGTCATGTCTAGTAGCTGCTTTTCTAACATGTAGATCCTTTTCTGAAAGCTCTGCTCCCTGTCCTGGGCCAGGCTGAGTTTCTGCTGGAGTTGTATTTTGAAGTTTTCAAAGTACTGAGACTGGCgactcatctcctcctctttagCTTTCAGCTGCTTCTGAACGCGCTGGAGTCGCTCCCTCCAAACCTGCTCGTCTCGCTCCTTCTCCTGAGTCTAAGAGGAAAGATGGAGATAAGAGAGATAAGGACATTAAGCTATGGTAGCATGTATTTATTGTAGATGACTTGTTGTGTTATTAGACTTCCTAAGCACTCACCATGTTCCTGACCTCCTCCCTGAGTATGTGGAGTCTCTGATCCAGCCTCTGGGAGTGATGCATGCTGGGGGTTAGCTGATTGAGCTGTTGTAGCAGGCTCCTCTCTGACTTCTCTAGCTGTCTGACCCTACCATCACACAACAAACTGACCTTAAGTTATTTTAACATCACACAAATGTGCACATCACATCTTCATAGTAGACCCTATTTTACCTTACACTGCTAGAAAACAATAGTTCCAGGAACGGTGCGTCTTTCCTGCAGCGGGGTGCTcgtatgcgtgtgtgcagtGCAGTCAGGATCGTTTGATATGTGATATGTGACATGTGATCACCTCAGCCAAAAGTGAGTAAGTATAtaccagcaggtgtgtgtgtgtgtgtgtgtatgtgtgcgtgtctgtcacTGGACCCTGGTTTCTCCGGTCTCTCACCTGTTCCACATGTAGCTGTCAAACTGTGTGACTGAACCAGCTTTCTGCTCCAGGAACTTCACTCTGCCACACAGATCCCTCAGGTCTGGGATAGTTCTCGCTGAGTCTGTTGCCATAGTAACCGAACCGTTCCCAGGACCTGTAAGGCTTGATGAGGTGATGTGATCCTCCATTGGTTGGATTGCACCCACTAGATACTGTAGGTGGTGACACAAGAATGTTTCTCATTTAGTCTACAAGTAAAGAAATAGCTAGTATACATTGTCTCCACACCAGTCAGCCCTGCTTGTTTGTTGGACACATTCATCATAAATACACAAGTAAGATATTTACATACAAAATAGTTATCTATTATTTACAATGTTAACAGCTTGGTAGCAAGTAGTTGGGCACAGATGTCTCTCAGGTTACCCCACCTCCATCCCCTCAAGCCCCTCCCACAATTTTTAACTTAAAatgacatttattaaaaattcaAACAAATACTCTATACTTTTTTGCATTGTATCATGTGAACATCATATTTTCCTTTTGTACGGTAAGATGCTCAAGTAGAATGTTCTCATGCTGACCTGTGATCCACAGGAGTAAAACCACAATTATTCCACAAGTAATTTGTCTAAATTCTGAAAATTGTAGACTCGTACTTTCTTTAGGTAAAGATtattattaagacatttaaaGCAATAAAACCTTCACACTAAGGTTTTGTTTAAAGTTTGACTCTCCTCTTTAAGTTTAACCTGCAGTAATAAGTAAGCCAGCAAGCAAATCTGGCTGATGCGTAACTTGGTGCAGGCAAATTGTACAAGTCCATGAAGAAACAATTTACCTTAGAAAACCCAGAAATCATTTACATGCAGACTATGAGAGGTAGGAATATATTCCAATAAACGTACTAGCgatacaaacaaataaactgtgAAAATAACCTGTTTTTGGGCTTCACTGTAGCAGAAAGCTTCCGGTAAGTTCAGCGTCTGCTGAGAGAAACTAGTTGCACGGTTTCCTTAGAAACGTAACAGACGGTGGACTTTGCCAGAATCCTCCTTTTCCAGCTGGCTCTTGGCTCGTTCGCCCCCTCACTCAGCCGTGCACTTTCACTCTTCTTCCTTCGTACTGTGTGACTTGGAATTCCTTCAACTGTGGCGGTTTTCAGTAAATCCATTTATGTTTGCCTCATACACAGAGGTTATAGTCTCTACCTGTCCCAGGTCCAAAAAGCACTAGAGTAGATGGTATTTATAAATTAATCTCACTTTCACTcatgttatattatattttcaAATATGTTTGCATTCCAGGTAAGGGTCTTCTGCAAAAGTGCAAATCTATCAAAAAGGCCATAGGGTTTTAGAGCTTTCTACAAATGCATAAAAAACAGTTCGGTTTTGTTTCATCCTTGGTCTCCTCCGCAGCACCTGAACACCTACAAAAAAGAAGACGCTTAAAACATTTCTCATCATTATTACCAGCCCAAATTGGCACAGGAAATAGAGGTGCTACCTGATGTGGGCCCACAGTCC
This window encodes:
- the LOC114864402 gene encoding early endosome antigen 1-like isoform X2, whose product is MEDHITSSSLTGPGNGSVTMATDSARTIPDLRDLCGRVKFLEQKAGSVTQFDSYMWNSLLCDGRVRQLEKSERSLLQQLNQLTPSMHHSQRLDQRLHILREEVRNMTQEKERDEQVWRERLQRVQKQLKAKEEEMSRQSQYFENFKIQLQQKLSLAQDREQSFQKRIYMLEKQLLDMTVSAATGIARIGAVRVTAGTITCWEQQERLTFVRGEGEGEEEKREEKRKQWQPSVGIKREGRREGDEGKTELEVEEGRSKDTRQSPNEARLQGFILSLQEDLRVLLEREEDGMTERRKLMEHLQEAEENGHFLGCKVEQMEAEVQQLKLSERSLVEEVKGLRDENNRLKSIFEEAASQSPHQSSTCLCTSSARCSTAVCPVPPSTLSRATAMTRPSVWSLGQVQPSSDEEEKQSCSSTVSLSHHQTRAQSNTDGNSSSAKLDTLNQLVNQGSKPNTCHQSLTLTSETVSEVKMGTWFSRGVLNLEESPSEESDALREAYRNLGFQDELEPPQELSLDDALHHTQQEHTELRNEAKEETDAEQKCPGEKDDLVQALNQENRALADKIQQLLTHIELREQEVKKEESQMRKHISSLEEDRARLKQDNEEQGGLITELTRKTEDDLNTIMDMQQKLKEIREQHQEECVDSLVESVLRGEEAPLISSQQIDELKRDSALEPQHSKHSGSPENNQPTNTLHLSSITDHEDQLMIQTLKTEQKELLSNLNSLREQHRDVAQAVHAQTEEKQQLTRTVWSLKEEKDKVSQALTGLKQEKEELNRTVVSLKDQLVKSTKGLKEEKEQLTAILSGLQRQKQELMESLSSGREEQSQIKLSVQSLQRESNQLMQEVLNQKRERDDLINCLKFLKEQRDQEELFLISQDDHNQLIKSVNSLREEQQQTAQSISCLKQEEKQISLEILHLREERSRLQPPLPPQTQTESKPEQQLSHPVCVDNTTRTEALHTEYATQSQTDTLKGTSTQEQSDCDLMLEINVLGEQLQRSQEELEKTRAETKALLGELSQSEVKREEAERRTSQADEKATRLTVAVSQMEETRMENQKLSTQVRELQGKLTDVVREKTATLSLKQHVEEKYSVLTAQLKAKTVALEELNNNYVELKRWKSSNDDLSTVVTSLQTRYNDIRAKYDALLRRQSHTDLDVAPLKAKLLSLVAKCHERNGLLVQMTKAMRRRGCGDPALAQQVERLLRDAALQDYTAAFAAGSGAETCDRSSGRVLWAFLDYAGGSAPDLKCLQACSGDITRGPVSPTPAASLEESLSAKSPAPASEPAHLTRGPEEPGFQNSDVKGRSTPYPTDWSRSAPAPSSSCVGVSRRLSSPEKIINLHEQLQKTLMSSYEAPVSRGRGHQPRKSLSLSAPINQRPQNVGLIVNRPQTNSPAVTTASVQERTKPNGTTSSTALFKAVSSRSAHLTLNPNLFTNPPFKADESKTTLSAHSGSTKSIASSGSDSSGPPTPKEVTDIAEVSDTTHSASPLTQRATSFDSNILLCSETNPKATASDTTASKMDGAAYDGFISAASLTHSHHCSPESSNKSAAPEKTSRPKPAPADVCSVEVIQTVGQSSLLIGWERPPLDELGCSNGTFVYGYRVFVDGDFHKSVMSSACTKCILENVDLSVPVHIGVQTLGSNGIASNTVHTTYMGEQR